The Nitrospiria bacterium genomic sequence CTGCTGACCTTTTCTGGTTTTCTGGTTTTTCAAGGAGTTTTACAACCCTTTCCCGCTTATTCGGTTGCCTTTGTGGGAAGTGTTTGCGGTATTTCGATCAGCTACAGTCTGGGGCGTTTTGTGGGGACTCCTGTCCTCCAAAGGTATGGGCGGTGTGTGCGCCTCTCACCGGAAAAAATGAACCGGGTCCATTTTTGGTTTGAAACTTATGGGAAGTGGACCATTTTTTTCGGATATTTTATTCCGGGGGTTAGACATGCGACGGCTATTGTGGCGGGAGCCTCCAAGCTTGAATATCATGTTTTTGCGTTGTTCGCTTTTTCAGGTGGGCTTATTTGGTCTAGTCTTTATGTTTCCCTGGGTTACTTTTTGGGAAATGAATGGGAGAAAGTGTCCCGATGGTTTCCCCATCGAATTTGGGGTATCTCTCTTACCTTTGCCGCAGTTCTTGTCTTTTATTTATTGTTAAGGAAAATGAATTCAAAGCCGAAAGAATATTAAAATTTAAATCTTGCCCATTAGATTTCTTTCCGACTGGATTTCCTGGAAGTCCATATAAAATAAAGGTTTTTTAAAAGCCGGATTTTTCACTTGACCCTGTACCTAAGTACAGGGATTATGA encodes the following:
- a CDS encoding DedA family protein, translating into MEILIQWVTEYGYLAIFILLVLGLFGLPVPDEVLLTFSGFLVFQGVLQPFPAYSVAFVGSVCGISISYSLGRFVGTPVLQRYGRCVRLSPEKMNRVHFWFETYGKWTIFFGYFIPGVRHATAIVAGASKLEYHVFALFAFSGGLIWSSLYVSLGYFLGNEWEKVSRWFPHRIWGISLTFAAVLVFYLLLRKMNSKPKEY